In the Halorussus rarus genome, GTTCATCGAGAACTTCCGGCCGGGCCGACTCGAGGAGTGGAACCTCGGTTGGGAGACCCTCTCGGAGATCAACCCGGAACTGGTGATGGTCCGGACCACCGGCTTCGGCCAGACCGGCCCCTACAAGAATTTCCCCGGCTTCGGCACCCTCGCCGAAGCCATGAGCGGCTTCGCCCACACCACTGGGCAGGCGGACGGGCCGCCGACGCTGCCGCCGTTCGGGCTGGCGGACGCGATCTCGGCGATGCATTCGACGTTCGCGACGATGTTCGCCTTGTACTGGCGCGACGTCAACGACGGTACGGGCCAGTACATCGACTCCAGCGTGCTCGAGCCCATCTTCGGCGCCCTCATGCACTCACAGGTCGTCGAGTACAGCGAACTCGGCATCGTGCGCGAGCGGATGGGCAATCGAATCCCGTTCACCGCCCCGCGGAACACGTACAAGACGAAAGACGACCGGTGGGTGGCGATCTCGACCAGCGCCGAGAACATCGCCGAGCGCGTCCTCCGGCTGGTCGGCGGCGAGGACCTCGTCAACGACCCCCGCTTCCAGACGATGAGGGACCGAGTGGAACACGTCGAAGAACTGGATGCGATCATGCAGGACTGGTTCTCCGAACACACCCGCGAGGAGGCGCTCGAGGAGTTCCGCGAGGTCGAAGCCGCAATCGCGCCCGTCTACAATATCGAGGACATCTTCGAGGACCCTCACTTCAACGCCCGCGACGCCATCATCGAGATCGAAGACGAGGAACTCGGCGAGATTGCCCTCAGCGGTGTGTTTCCGAAGCTCTCGGCGACGCCGGGCCGCGTCGACCATCCCGGCCCGCCGCTGGGCGACAGTACCGAAGAGATACTACTCGATCGCACTTCACACACCAGTAGTACCATCGCCGACCTCGAGGAGCGAGGCGTCATCAACTCCGGCGACTGAAGCGGACTCACGTCGAACCTCGCCGAGGGGAGCGAAGTCGGAACGGCAGTACGGTGCACGCGACCAGCGTTCTTTCGAGCCAAAGTATAAGCCACGATAGGGAGTATCTAACACATGGAGATTCGCAGGTCGCTACTGTCGACGCCAGCGAGCGATATGGAAATGCTCCGCAAGGCCGCAGCATCGAGTGCAGACGAGGTGTTGTTCGACCTCGAAGACGCAGTCGCTCCCGATATGAAAGCGCGGGCCCGCGAAAACGTCGTCACCGCCGTGGACGAGTTCGACTGGGGGGACAAACTCCTCACGTTCCGGATGAACGACCTCACGCTCCCCTACGCGTACCGCGATCTCGTGACCGTCGTCGAAGCAGTCGGTGACGAGATGGACACCGTCACGGTTCCGAAGGTCGAGCGTGCGGAGGACGTGTACGTCGTCGAGACGCTCCTCTCACAGATCGAGGCCCAGATGTCGATAGCGAATCCCGTCGGTCTCAAGATACTTGTCGAGGAGACAGAGGCGCTGCAGAACATCGACGAAATCGCGGCCGCCAGCGACCGAATCGAGACCATGGACTTCGGGTCCGGCGATTACTCGGCGTCCATCGGGGTGGACCACCCCTCGGCGAAGTCCGACGCCGAGGAGACGAGCGATCTCTGGCACTACGCGCGCCACCGACTCCTGAACGCGGCCCGTTCGAACGGGATCGTCCCGGTCGACGGGGCGTACGCCGACTTCAGCGACGCCGAGGGGTATCGTCAGGAGTGCAGAGCGGTCGAACGGGCGGGATACGTCGGAAAGTGGGCGATCCACCCCGATCAGATTCAGATCGCCAACGAGGTGTTCACGCCGAGCCGAGACGACATCGAGTACGCCGAAGCGGTCATCGAAGCCCTCGACGGGGGCCGGGAGGAAGATGCAGGGGCGGTGAACCTCGATGGCGTCATGGTCGACAACGCCCACTATCGGCACGCTCGGCGGACGCTCGAACGCGCCGACGAACTTGATCTTCGACGATGAGTGACCGGAACCCCTACGGGACCGCCGAAACGACTAGTTCGCGATGTTCGGTGTGATTCAGCAATGAAAGCAGTTGTCTGTTACGACTTCGGAGAGTCCGCAGTCGAAGAGATTCCTCGACCCGACCCGGACCCGACGGAGGTACTGGTCGAAGTCCACCAGGTCCAGTTGAGCGTCACGGAGTGCAGTCTCTACAGGGGCGAGGAGATCACCCACTACGAGGCCATTACGTCTCGGCTCGGCCCCGACGGGGCGAAGTTGTTCGGACACGAGTTCTGTGGGCAGGTGGTAGAGACGGGCGAGGAGGTGACCGAGTTCGATACCGGTGACCGCGTCTACGCCCCCGGAAAGATTCCCTGTCTCGAGTGTGCGTCCTGCGAGGCCGGGTACACTCACCTGTGCCACGACAAGGACAACATCGGGTACGAGCGTCCCGGAGCGCTGGCGGAGTACGTTACGGTGCCCGCGCACCCGCTCGAAACGCTCTCCGACGGGATTTCAGATGCCGAGGGAGCGGCGATGCAGCCGTTCTCCACGTCGGTGCTCTCGGTTCACGACGCCGAAATCGAGACCGGCGATGTAGTCGTCGCCGTGGGAATGGGTGTGATCGGCGCTCAGTGCGCACAACTTGCGCTCAGACAGGGGGCCAGTACGGTGTTCGGCGTCGATATCGTCGACGAGAAGCTCACGCTCGCCGAATCGTACGGGGTCGAATCGATCGACGCTCGCGAGGAGGACCCTGTCGAACGGATAGTGGCGGCGACGGACGGAATCGGTGCGGACGTGGCATTCGAAGCTGTCGGCGGCTCGCAGGACCGGCTGACCGACGGAGACGGGCCGATCACACAGGCGTTTCGCGCTCTTCGGACCGGGGGAACTCTCGTCCAGGTGGGCCACATCGCGGGTGATGTCTCGGCGACCGCACGGGACCTCCGGGACA is a window encoding:
- a CDS encoding HpcH/HpaI aldolase/citrate lyase family protein, translating into MEIRRSLLSTPASDMEMLRKAAASSADEVLFDLEDAVAPDMKARARENVVTAVDEFDWGDKLLTFRMNDLTLPYAYRDLVTVVEAVGDEMDTVTVPKVERAEDVYVVETLLSQIEAQMSIANPVGLKILVEETEALQNIDEIAAASDRIETMDFGSGDYSASIGVDHPSAKSDAEETSDLWHYARHRLLNAARSNGIVPVDGAYADFSDAEGYRQECRAVERAGYVGKWAIHPDQIQIANEVFTPSRDDIEYAEAVIEALDGGREEDAGAVNLDGVMVDNAHYRHARRTLERADELDLRR
- a CDS encoding CaiB/BaiF CoA transferase family protein is translated as FIENFRPGRLEEWNLGWETLSEINPELVMVRTTGFGQTGPYKNFPGFGTLAEAMSGFAHTTGQADGPPTLPPFGLADAISAMHSTFATMFALYWRDVNDGTGQYIDSSVLEPIFGALMHSQVVEYSELGIVRERMGNRIPFTAPRNTYKTKDDRWVAISTSAENIAERVLRLVGGEDLVNDPRFQTMRDRVEHVEELDAIMQDWFSEHTREEALEEFREVEAAIAPVYNIEDIFEDPHFNARDAIIEIEDEELGEIALSGVFPKLSATPGRVDHPGPPLGDSTEEILLDRTSHTSSTIADLEERGVINSGD
- a CDS encoding zinc-dependent alcohol dehydrogenase — encoded protein: MKAVVCYDFGESAVEEIPRPDPDPTEVLVEVHQVQLSVTECSLYRGEEITHYEAITSRLGPDGAKLFGHEFCGQVVETGEEVTEFDTGDRVYAPGKIPCLECASCEAGYTHLCHDKDNIGYERPGALAEYVTVPAHPLETLSDGISDAEGAAMQPFSTSVLSVHDAEIETGDVVVAVGMGVIGAQCAQLALRQGASTVFGVDIVDEKLTLAESYGVESIDAREEDPVERIVAATDGIGADVAFEAVGGSQDRLTDGDGPITQAFRALRTGGTLVQVGHIAGDVSATARDLRDKCLTWRHPLRGNPQLGPNASPGEVAPELVDDGLVTIDDHITHELDGLSSFERAVEMTLNKEEYGALGPAQIVVD